The DNA window TACTGGTCCGCCAGTACTAGCCTTAGACAAGCAATTTTTGCGATAGACGGAACCTTTTTTAAAAATGCCATTTGTAAGCCATGGCAGGCTTATTTTAACATCAAAACAGCCTTACAATCAGATTCAGTCTAATGCCGATGCTTTGGGAGCGGTTAGATAAGAAGTTGGTTCGAGCTAAGAGTTCCTTGCCCTGATAGCCGGTTGGGCTACCAAAGCGAGACCAGGCTAATGGTGGGTCAGACCCGACGCTATCCTTGGACCAGAGGGAATGGTACCTAAGCCGcagcgaaaaaaaaaataagaaaaaaggtaCTTTAGCTTTGTGTGCCACTAGTGAAAAGGAGGTAAGCGAGGAGCACGCAGCCGATGGCGCGAGTGGCAGTAAGAAGTACCAGATTTGGGAAACTTTCTAGCTCTCTTCTTCGACGACCGAAGGGAAGCACTAAGAGATGATGCTTCCAATGCTACTAGCGATGTGTATCGGCACGCACTTCTTTTAATGTGTCGTCTTTGTTTTTCGTACCCGATCTGGGGCGGCGCAAGGGCTTTCTTTAACCCTTAGCTCGCCCGAGACTCCGAAACCTTCATCGTAGCAAGGGCTGTCTTTCCAGTCCCAAGCCGGAGCCGAGCCCGGAATAAGGTAATGATCTTCCGTTATGGAGTGTTGTTTATGTGATACGAGATGTTGAGGACTACTCCGGCTCCTTTGTGTTTAGGGGAGCTCGATAGTCGGCAATCTCGTGCTCCTTACAACAAAGCCAGAGAGCCAGTTCTTTCCAACTATCTTGGAGTTGCCCCCTATTTCGATCATGCCTATCCAGATTCTCTCGATCCAGCCGAACTTACTTCAACTCCACTCTCATCTAAGCCCGTAAAGTcctccctctcttcttcctttcccTCTACAACCTTGCTGGGATTGCTTGATTGGGTTATCACGAGATGCAGTTCAGTTAAATAGATAACTCCATCTTTCCTGCCAGTCTGTCTAGCCCGTCTAGTAACAATATCTCCTCCCGTTCTAACAGACTGAATCGGAACGTGTCATTTCAGTggtttaagctcaaaatctATCTGTAGAAAGATTGATCGGGGTATTTCCTTTGGGGTCATGGCTCTGATAGAAAAGGTCTGCATCCGGAAGAGGTTCCCAAAGATTGTGGAGGACTGGGTATTCGTAAAACTTGGTCTTTAGCTAAGCTCAACTGGTCTCTTTGTTGCTGAAAATAGTGAGAAACTCTTATCTAGAGTCATTAAAGCTAAATACCAGAATAGGAATAGGGTTGCAACCTCTTTTTGCCTGGAAAAGCATGGACAGGGGACTCTATGCTAGCAGTGTACAATGGAACATAGGTAGTTCCATATCCCTCTCCCTCTGGTTTGGGGACCCTTAGATCCCTTATCTTTGGTCCTCTTTCACTCGTTTTTTTGCAATTATaaagaagataagaaaaaaagttCTTTCTTTATAGAAATATCATATAGTGGTGGTGGTAAGATTCTTAGTGGAATTCCTTTTATAGCTCAACGAAATCTCATAATTACTTTCTAGAGAGAGTCTAACTTCGCCGGAATTGGGTTTGTGTTGAGTGTATAGTTCACCCGCTATAGTGACTTCATACGACCAGCGGATAAGCCCCCTCCCTGTACTACCTTCTTACTCGATTTCTCTACAAGACCTTCTTTCACCTACATTGGAAACTCTGACTAGAACCTGCCCCCACCCGGGACGAAGACCATAGCTGCTCTATTTTACACGCTTAACGAAGAAGGAATGTGCACTCTATATTTACCCCCTTTCACTGGGACTACTGGCGACAGACATACTGAAAATGTCCCCCTTTATACTCTATTTCCATATCCTCCTACCAGTGGCTATTTATCACGGCCGGTTCATCAAATCGAAAAAGGGCACGGCGGCTAGGCTATAAGTTAGCGGTTAGCTATGCTATAAGGGCTGCTCGCCTTTATATGGCAATGGAGCTAAGTAAGAAAAATGCTTAGGGTAGAGTTATTTCCCTCCCCCCCTCCTTAATCTAGCATTGACATTTTTATTACCTTACTATGTTTGTTTAAAAGGAGACCAGACCGACAGCCCACCACTGGAACTTGCTTTGCTCTCGCTCGGCTCACTCCCGCCTGTCTTCTTCCACCTGTAGTAAACTTTAAGAAAAATCCTTCAGTTCACTACTGGTGGAACCTCACTGACCTTATCGGGCAGTTACTCTAAGCTGGGGCCTCCGCCAGCTTAACTTTACACCCCAGAACGCTATTTTTTGACACTTCGGCCCGTGCCTACTAGTGTCAGCCCTCCCTGTAGACTTTTTTCTCTCCCGAATAAGGATTCGAAGACCCAACTCGCTTAGGGAGATATACCTTATCCCCTTCATCCTTCTCTATCTGGATCTTCATCTTCCTTTTTAAGGATGAATTTAAGCAGCAGAAGAACGAGAATTTGAATAAAGAGGCTAGCTATCCAAAGGCTCATATCCACAGAAGAATCATGTAAAAATAAGCGATTTAGAACATATAATGCAGGGAAGAAAACGCCCCGAAGTGTGGTCTTTGATTCTGAAAGAACGGAATAGATTGTTTGGTCTTTTATTTTACTTAGTAGCCATAATAAGATGAACAAGCAAAGAATGGCAACGAGAAAGCAGATTGTTATTTTGGGGAAGGTCTCGCCTTCTTTTCTAAGAATGAAACCCAAAAAAACATTCGAGATTATATAAACCCACAATCCTAATGTTTCTCCCCGTTCTGTCTTACTGAGACACATGAAGTGAACACATCCTGCCCCCGCGGCGGATAATAGAATCACTAAAAGTAAATTAATATAGCGGAAAACTCctgaataaaatatatagaaactcggaagaaggaagaggagaatgaaagagaagaagaccCACATAGGAAGTTGGTTgttttccttcttctctctatAATTGAAGCCAAACAGGAATATGAGTTCTAGTACTAAGGCAATCTCCCATAGGACCATTTCCGGTGACATGAAAAAGCGACTTGTCAAAATCGtcaaaaagaatatataaaattcCATGGAGATCTCCTCCgagataaaaaaagaagaaaagaaaaaggaacaaCAGACGCAAATCACCACTAAAATGGCTATGTCCGGTTAATGCAAGAACTAAACATAAAGGACCAAGATCTCCTATGAAATAGAAAAGATCATTCATACATAGCATAGAGGAATATCTCCGAGCTCTGAATAGCCCAGAGAACCCTTTGAAAAGCCCGGGTGTCCCGGGTTCCCAATCGGGAAATCTCATTCAGATAAGTGCGGTATGTGCGCAGGGAGAGCGCGCGCTTTTTATGATAAAAGACTAAACACCTAATATTATCCCGGTTCATTAAAATACTATAGGGGGAAAAGCCTAGATGAACCAATGCGGCTTCTATCCGTCTTTCAACCAAGCTTTGCACTCGGACAGTTTCCGAGATTCTCTTGAGGCTTGGAAATTCCCCTAAAGTATAAAGTAGGAACTTTTTTTTAAgttctctttctctttgtaCGTCTGGCTGGAGAGGCTCGTCCAATACTGGAATGACAGGTGGTTCGGGGTGAAGTTCTGGGGCCCCCAGAGGTGCTTCCGGAATCTGCACAACGGGCGGTGAAGGCGGACCCTCCGCACCGACCACTCCATCGCATGCTGCGAAAACTAGAAAGTCTCCGATGGATTGGGATAGCCAAAGTAAAAAAAGAACTAATTGGAGAATCTGACATAAAAATTGGAAATCTAAACAAAATTTACCGAAAGAAAAGGTCCAACTATTGGAAGCAAAGGGAAAAGGAACACCGAGTGGGATCAAAGAAACTAGCAGACTGATCACTAAAGAGATAAGAATAGGTGCAAATTCTGACATGACCACAACCCACTTGGTTCTTTCGCTCCTTGCTCGCGGAGCGGCATACCGAAAAAAGAAAGGGTAGTACCAATGAAGCCTACCATTAATGACTAGTTGAACATCAGGAACGGAACagagaacaaagaaaaaggaattgtCCCGAGGGGCACtactccttcttctccttcatcgTCGAAGGTCCTTTGTTCTTCGCTTTGAAAGAGACCGACTATAGATCTCTTTCTCTCACGCTATTTTATATGAGGTACACAAGAGTACTTCGCGCCACAACCATCTCTTTTTTATAAGTTCTACGGACCGATGCCTGCTGCTTCATCTGGGAGAAAAGAATCATAGATATGCCGGTCATTAGAAGGAAGAACCGCCATAAAAAGATTCCTCGTGTATCATCTGTAGCAAAACTATGAACGGAAGCTAGCAATCCGGACCGTATTGAAAAGGTTCCTGAGACACAGCATGGAAGAGTCACAATATTAAGAACCGAGATCCAAGAATGAAGAAGGGGTAGAATTACGGAATGAATACGAGCTGTGGCTAATACCCAAGGCATAAAAGAAGCATTTTCTACGGGATCCCGAAACCACCAGCCACCCCGACCTAATTCATGATGAGCCCACCAACTTCCTGGCATGATGCCCACGGTTAAAAACCACCGACATGTCAAGATCCAAATTCGAATCAGTTTCTGGTCCTGGTCAGATACCACTGTGTTCGCGCCGGCGCTCCAACAAAGAGGCGAAGTAGTGGTATCTTTCTGTTCATTACGAATGACACGCTTCGCCTGCTCCCTCCCCGTGCCCACTAGCGCTCCTGTCCAGAGCGAAGAGAAGGCGAAAAAGCGCCGCCAAAGCAGCATGAGCAGGCTTCTATTGCTACGCAACAAAAGAGCTGGATAGCATTTTGCGACCACatgtttgaatttgttgttaaaAAGATCCCTTGTTATACGGGATCCGACGCATCCAGCGGAGCGAAGCAGCGTTCCCTTCTTTTCGGCGGCATCCTTCCGCATTGGCGGCGAGTGGAGTGCCACAATCCCGTTCATCATTTTTGATCTACATAATCCAAATGCCATAGCACTGGCGACGTCTCCGGCATAAATGCAAGGAGGATGTATAGCTGATATAGGATCTTGTGGAACAGGATTTGATTCTGCAAGCGGTTCGGTACGAACGAAGAAATTTCGAACAAAAGGATCGGAACTCGCTGATAGGAAAGGAGAGAAAAACAAAGCAATGCCAAGAGCTCCGTCAATCCGCTGTTCATCGATAGACGAAGCTCTCTCTTTATCATCTCGCGCCAGATGCAACAAAGGATGAGtccttctttttccttctcGCGAACCACGGGAGCGCCTAGCACCTAGAGGAGCAAAGCTCAATTTCCTTTCAGGGTAAAGCGGCGCATAAAAAAGGGCTGGCCCGTCAAACGTCCGGTTCCTTCGCGAACGAAGTTCAGAATCAACAAGGGTTCGTAGAACGAAGGGAGTGTACAACTGGGGCGCAGCCCCACTTTTTTGTTCGTAACGAGGGAGAGATAGAATGGAGTTCTTCACGAAGTTCGAGACAAAGTAATAAAAAACTTCTCTATGGCCTCCTCGTTTTGAGACATTATGGCTTTGGGGTCGACCCCGGTAACAAAGAAGGAATCCATAAAAACGTGGGATCCGACACCATGATAAAATACTACCCTCATGATTAGACCATGTCCCTGAGATTTGATAAAAGAAAGGTGCATTAGCGGTTAATACGTTGTAATTTGATAAGTTATTAGGAATATGACGGAACGAAAGACcaaggaaagaaagaagaatgcaCCAAAATGCAGGTGCTGCACCAAACGCTGGTGGTTCTTTCTTGTTGTAAGTGAATGCAACGAAAAGACCCGGAAATAACGAATAATGAAACAATTCATATATTATTGACATTTCGTGCTGTGTGTgcttattcaaaaaaaattctgcTTTGTTATTCCCATCATCCGGTAACCACAGGATGATCCACAAGAAAGGTGGCAGGATTCGAACCTATGGCCGGCCCGCCCCTGACCCTATGATTTTAGGGGGGTTGGGTGGCCGGGTTAGCACCCCTCGTTGCCCCTGTACCCGAAACAGATGCGCTGCGCCACCCAGCGCGTAACCCTGTCTCCCCTACTCCCCTTCTGGTTATGCCATTACCAATCGCGGGTAACCCCCGGGCCGCTAGTGGTTTAAGAAAGGCCCTGACCTAATAAGATAAAAACGATTATCCTTATGACCAAACAGCGATAGTTTCACGATCCCGACCAGCAACTTGTTGGGAGTAGGGGCATCCAAGCTTGCCCAACCTAGACATTGTAACTGAAAGTCCTGCCTACTTGTAGGCTTAGGGTAGTCCTCGAATTCTTCTTTTACTGGCTTGGGAAAGACCCGTAGGCTATGGATCCCACTAATGGAATGGGACTATAACCATACTTCCATGGTCTAGGTTCAAGGACAATAAAGATTGAGGCTTGGAGTATCTAAGGCTTCATGGACCCCATTTTTAGGTTAAGGACGGACTCGCTAGTGTCCCAAGGATTGACCGGTGACACTACTAACTGAATTGCCCTAcctaatatatgtatttttccACAGGACTGAATCCATAGAAACCTTGGCTTAGTGCCATTACTGTAAGCGGCGGATGATTGGTATGCAGGATCGGTTGCTACGGGTTTCACATTCATGTGAATCAAGAGATTGGCTTGAATTGAAAGGCTTTCCAACTAGCCATTGTACCTGAGCGAGAAGTCCTTTTTTACACGAGATCCATAGATAGGAACATAGTAAAGAAAGGCAGAGACCATAAACTAATAGTAGGATCTGTTGCTGGTTCACGAAATGAAACTGACAATCTAAACTTACTTTACATCTTGGAGTAAGAACCTATAGCGGGTAGTGGAAATGGCTTAGTTTTCTATCTCTATCTCCTTCCTTACTCATTAGCTTATGGATTAGAGAGATTAGCTGGCTAGTTGCTTGGCGGACTCAAGACTTCTACTAAAGGTAAGCCGGGTCAAGCTGCTAGTTCAAAAACCTTGAATTGTGCTTTCTTAACTTCCGAATTCAAATTCGTATAAAAGTCGATGGATGCGGCGTGGTTACCATAGCTCATGCATTTTTTGGAATCTCTGGAAAAGAGTTTTGGGGTTTCGGCTACTAAAAAAAGGCTCCACTCTACCCAGCTTTTATCCCCTAGTTGCATTTCTCTCCCGGTTATTTAGTAATAAGCCCTATTTTTTCTAGTAAGGGGAAAGGTTTTTTCTAATTCTAAAGGTCACAAAGAAAGGTTCCTGGACTCTGCGATAGTCCTTATTCCTGATAGCCAGTGATTCACAGGCGAAGATAATATGAGTGCGTGGAAAGTGAATCAAAGGCGGGATTAGTAAATTCTTAGGCTTTCCGGTCCCTTCCAAATGGTTTTCTTCCGGACTTGATAGTAAGTAATGACTGCTTGCTTTCTTGCTGGTCTTTCATCAGTTGCATCCGACACAGCTGAGGAGAAGGAAATCCCTGACTTACTTAAATTTACTGCTGCATATCCCACTGCTGTAAAGGCTTTCAAAGACTTTCCTTTCTAAATACCCGGTAAATAGGAGTCTAAACCATTCTTTTCTGTCTCAATCACAGCTGGACTCTAACTAAATAAATACTTACAAGTTTTCTACTGAAAGGGCGTCTCAGTGTATATAGACAGAGGAATCTTAGGCTTTTCTGTATCAGGACTTTGTTCATGGGGGGGCTAGTATCAAGATCAAAGTCTTAACTGTCCTAGCTAGCCTACTCACTAAGAGTGGCATTTCATACCGAGCTTGAGACTGAATCTTAGTCAGTCGCTGACTGGATGGGGACTCAATAGACAGAAGAATCCATAAAGGAAGGCCTTTCAACACTATCTAAATAGGAATCGGAAACTTCTGACTGGCCCCTGGGATTGAGAATGACTTAGAGGCTGCTAGCTTTGCCTTCTCATTCAGCCTTTATGTTCTTTAAGGTTGAGGTCTAGGTTTATTGGTAGTTTGGAGTTTTTCTTTGTGGGACCTATAGTCTTGATAGTTAAGCTTTGATCTTTCTGCTATAGGCCTAATCTGGTCAGAATGTGGAGGTAGGATCAGCCATAAGAAGGCAGAAAAGGCTGTAACTAAGGATGAAAAACTAAACTATAGAGTTTCCCCAGGAATGTAAAGTATGAAAGAAAGCCCTTCCTTTCTTAGAAAGATCACAAGTTAGCTTCTTCTAAGTCTTTTTCAAGCCCCTGTTTCATCTTCAAAGGAGAGGGCAGCCTGGTAAACGAAGTCAGACTCTTTATCTTTTTCAGAAGGAAGAAAGTCTGAATTGATGTTTCTGGCCTTGACTTCTTCTATATATTTGAGATTTGGGTAGTAGGCACTACGAACTCGAAAGAGCAGCTATACAGCATCCGTCATCTAAGTCCTTCTAAGCTCTTAATGCGCTAGGCCAGAAAGTCAGAATAGAAGCTTCCTCTTTCTTATTTCTGTTGTGTTACCAGCCCGACCGAGGAAGCCGGAGGTAAGTCATTCTCTTGCTGTTGCTAAGACTAGCCTTATGGTTCAATCCCTTCCGAGATCGGGGACTCCAGACCTAAATAAGCCTATTATTTAGCCTACGTGGGAAGCAACTTCGTAGTAAATGCTGTTTAAGGGGTAACACTAAATCAAGCGGCTGCTTAGGCTAATACGCCGCCGTACAGGAGTTCATTCTAGTTTCATACCTGCATTCGACTTAAAAAGAGATATAGAATGCGTTGCCAGACCTAATTAAAGTCTTTATTAACTTCCCGAAGCCTAAGTAAGATGAAGTAGGCGCAAAGATCATAAGATGATCTTGCTGTTGATTCCTTTCTTTGCTCTCTGGAGTTATATTGGACTTACGCAAGCCGGTAGAGGTACTATAGATCAAAGCAACCGTAAATCAATCCTCCAATCACCCTGAGCTGAAGATCTACTGATCCCGGGAACTTCTGCCGTGGAAGGGATTCAGCAACATTAGCTTCTAACTGAGCCGTAGTCCAGTATTGAAGTAGAAACCCTGTTATTAACCTCCCTTGGAAGCAATGCCTATCTACTTTCCCCTGCTGCTAGCATCCAGCTTCAGATCTTTAGGCTTTTCCCCTCACCACTTGCCACTTGGCGTTTTCTTTGCCAACATGTCCTGTAGGTTCACATGGGTAACCAAAGACTAAGAAGGATATACTGGAAGTTTCCTAGCATCCCGATGTTTTGCTGATAACTCAGTCTCTGAAAGAAGCGCGCCCCTGAATACCTCATTCAACCGTGCACCAAGCTCAAACCAAGCCATCAACTAATCCGAACTCGAAAGACTGCTCTGTAGCTGCTGAACGTAGCCAACAAGTAGGACAAGTCTCAACTAGCCCACAAGAAGGTAGCCAACAACATAGATTTTGCACGGCAAAGCATCTTGCCATCCGAAACCAAGATGAAGCCCAAATTGTCTCTGAGTGCGGTCCGCTGCCGTCCCATTCTTGAGGGCTCATTCCCTATCAAACTTGTACTTATCTTATATTTCTAATTGAACAAAAGCGAGGAGCGAGCCAAAGCCTGAGATTGTATGAGTCCCGCTAGTTCCAATAAGACTTCATTCCGTAGTTCCTAATATCTGGAAATCTGGGGTTACTTGGATGAAAGAGATTTGAGACAGAGAAAAAGGAAAACCTTAATAAACTATTGGAATGAATTGGACTTAGATGAGGTTTCTTACAGGTCTGTTAGTTAACTCTGTGTCCTTAGATTAGGTTTAGGAGAGGGAACTTCTTGATGTCAGTATCCTGAGATAGGCTTTCTTACAGGGAACTGTTTGGACTTAGTTCAGGTTTGAGAGAGAGTATAAAGCGCTGAAGCTACTACCTAATTCAACTTCTTCTTATAGGGATATGCACAAAGAAACTCTTAGAACAGTCTGTCCTTGTATTAGGTTTAGGGCAGTGAACTTGTTGACCTGACATTGAAGACAGAGATGAGGGACAGATTAAAGAAGGAAAAACCTTCTGTATTGTCTGTGCAGTAAGGTAAGTACAGTATGGTAAGTAAGTCAATGCGGGTAAGGTCAATCTCCGCTAGTCAGTGTATAGAGCTTTTTTCTCCTAGGAAATATCTAAGAATATGGCTAAGAATAGAATCTCACAGTCTTAAGTCTAGGTAAACCAGTATGCGCATGCCTGTCTATTGGTAGGTAAACAGTCTAGCTAGTAATAGTAAGAGGTCTTATCGGGCTTAGTAAGTAAACTATGCCTGGCCCAACATGTAAACTTTCTTTCAGTAGGGCTAGTAGGACTAATTACTACCACGTAACCCCTGCCTACGATTGGTCTTTACTGAAAGAGAGAATAAAGACCTTTTCCTCCTCTAGCATTCCCCCTAAGCTATGCCTCATAACTACCTTCCCGCGAATGAAGAGTAAAGAATGGCTAT is part of the Arachis duranensis cultivar V14167 chromosome 1, aradu.V14167.gnm2.J7QH, whole genome shotgun sequence genome and encodes:
- the LOC110279537 gene encoding uncharacterized protein LOC110279537, with the protein product MQGGCIADIGSCGTGFDSASGSVRTKKFRTKGSELADRKGEKNKAMPRAPSIRCSSIDEALSLSSRARCNKG